From a single Candidatus Izimaplasma bacterium HR1 genomic region:
- the polC_1 gene encoding DNA polymerase III PolC-type, translated as MKADLHMHSTYSDGLKTTEELFRLAKKNKVDIIAITDHDIVKDVEKNKEDSIKYGIKYIPGIELSTVNEGKPVHVLGYFKDDSYYSDELTSYYKEIKENRENRARKFIENLKCYFNIEITYQDVFKYSNGIIARPHIAKAITVKYPEFGHDYVFDNFIGDSSKAYVPSCELSVEEGINLLRRNNCVVVLAHPTLLRENIHDSVINHDFDGLEAVYYRNKSGDEDKYRSIAKAKNLIITAGSDYHGIPHDTKHGVVGEMYIEGNDLVNFLNQLKK; from the coding sequence ATGAAGGCAGATTTGCATATGCATTCAACATATTCTGATGGTTTGAAAACAACAGAAGAATTATTTAGACTAGCTAAAAAAAATAAAGTCGATATAATCGCAATTACCGATCATGATATTGTTAAGGATGTAGAGAAAAACAAAGAGGATTCGATTAAGTATGGAATTAAGTATATTCCTGGGATTGAATTATCAACAGTAAATGAAGGGAAACCTGTTCATGTTTTAGGTTACTTCAAAGATGATAGTTATTATTCTGATGAATTAACTTCATACTATAAGGAAATCAAAGAAAATAGAGAAAATAGAGCCCGAAAATTTATTGAGAATTTGAAGTGTTATTTCAACATTGAAATAACTTATCAAGACGTGTTTAAATATTCAAACGGGATTATTGCTAGACCACATATAGCGAAGGCGATAACGGTAAAATATCCTGAATTTGGACATGATTATGTTTTTGATAATTTTATTGGAGATAGTTCAAAAGCTTATGTCCCTAGTTGTGAACTTAGTGTAGAAGAGGGAATCAATCTTTTAAGAAGAAACAATTGTGTAGTAGTTTTAGCACACCCGACTTTATTAAGAGAGAATATTCATGATTCTGTTATTAACCATGATTTCGATGGGTTGGAAGCAGTCTATTACCGTAATAAATCGGGTGATGAAGACAAGTATCGTAGTATTGCAAAAGCTAAGAATCTAATAATTACAGCAGGTAGTGATTATCATGGTATTCCACATGATACAAAGCATGGTGTTGTAGGGGAAATGTATATTGAGGGTAATGATTTAGTTAACTTTCTGAATCAACTTAAAAAATAG